In Candidatus Saccharimonadales bacterium, the following are encoded in one genomic region:
- the ruvB gene encoding Holliday junction branch migration DNA helicase RuvB has product MSIDRIIAPSQNDENEELVEETLRPRDFKSYIGQERIKKNLKLAITAAKKRNEPVDHVLLHGPPGLGKTTMAHVIANEMGSSIRVTSGPAIERAGDLASLLTNLQDGDILFIDEIHRLNRTVEEVLYPAMEDFQLDIILGKGPSAKSMRLDLPKFTVIGATTRTGSLAAPLRDRFGLIHRLDFYTSLEIEDIIKRAARILKVKITDEAAHEIALRSRLTPRIANRLLRRARDYADVNGDGMIDKTSGLKALEMMEIDQIGLDHNDRRLIEAIIDNYGGGPVGIDTLAALIADERTTIEDFFEPYLMQIGFIERTPRGRKVTAKARRHVKRPPEEDKQSSLI; this is encoded by the coding sequence ATGAGCATTGATCGTATTATTGCCCCCAGCCAAAACGATGAAAACGAGGAACTGGTCGAAGAAACTCTTCGGCCACGGGATTTTAAGAGCTATATTGGCCAGGAGCGCATAAAGAAAAATCTAAAACTGGCCATTACCGCGGCTAAAAAACGAAACGAACCAGTTGATCACGTATTGTTGCACGGACCACCCGGGCTGGGAAAAACGACCATGGCCCACGTTATCGCCAATGAAATGGGCTCCAGCATAAGGGTAACGTCCGGCCCGGCAATTGAACGAGCCGGAGATCTAGCTAGTCTGCTAACCAATCTACAAGACGGTGACATTCTGTTTATCGACGAAATTCATCGTCTTAACCGAACAGTCGAAGAAGTGCTTTATCCGGCCATGGAGGATTTTCAGCTAGATATAATTTTGGGTAAAGGGCCGTCGGCCAAGAGCATGCGGCTGGACCTGCCCAAGTTTACGGTTATCGGCGCGACTACCAGAACGGGTTCATTAGCGGCTCCGCTAAGGGATAGGTTTGGTCTTATCCACCGACTGGATTTTTACACGTCTTTGGAAATCGAAGACATTATTAAACGGGCTGCTAGAATCTTAAAAGTCAAAATAACGGATGAAGCGGCACATGAAATCGCCCTCAGGTCGAGATTAACACCCAGGATCGCCAACCGCTTGTTGCGGCGGGCCAGGGATTACGCCGATGTTAATGGGGACGGCATGATCGACAAAACCAGCGGCCTTAAGGCTTTGGAAATGATGGAAATTGATCAAATCGGATTGGACCATAACGACCGCCGGTTAATTGAAGCGATTATCGACAACTATGGCGGCGGGCCGGTGGGTATTGATACATTGGCGGCCCTGATAGCGGACGAGCGTACCACGATAGAGGATTTTTTTGAGCCGTACCTCATGCAAATCGGGTTCATCGAGCGAACACCCAGAGGCCGTAAGGTTACGGCCAAGGCTAGGCGGCACGTTAAGCGGCCGCCGGAAGAAGACAAGCAGTCAAGCTTGATATAA
- a CDS encoding PH domain-containing protein, with translation MRPVREKNLHLFEHDPAEKLITEIHRHSIGVLLLLFNAVFLILLVLALLFYSLRYKETFTDSYDIAAGFDIGVLAVTIAVLLIILIIAGSAIAIYVYTNNYIIITDQKLILVSAKNLFARRVSQLSIGDVQDITVDQLSLLSRIFNYGTINIETAGEQAHFTFTMAEGPHECGKCIVDAHEQNLKLYGN, from the coding sequence ATGAGACCAGTTCGAGAAAAAAACCTTCATTTATTTGAACACGACCCGGCCGAAAAGTTGATTACTGAAATTCATCGTCACAGTATCGGAGTTTTGCTTTTGCTGTTTAATGCGGTTTTTTTGATTCTCTTAGTGCTAGCGCTGCTGTTTTATAGCTTGCGGTATAAAGAAACGTTTACTGATAGTTATGATATCGCCGCCGGTTTTGATATCGGCGTACTGGCGGTTACGATAGCCGTTTTATTGATTATATTAATCATTGCGGGCAGCGCAATCGCGATCTATGTCTATACCAATAACTATATAATTATCACTGATCAAAAACTCATTTTAGTCAGCGCTAAAAACCTATTCGCCAGACGAGTATCCCAACTCAGTATTGGCGACGTTCAAGATATTACGGTCGACCAATTGTCGCTCCTCTCACGGATTTTTAACTACGGCACGATTAATATTGAGACCGCCGGCGAACAAGCTCACTTTACATTTACTATGGCCGAGGGTCCTCATGAGTGCGGCAAGTGCATCGTGGATGCCCACGAGCAAAACCTCAAGCTCTATGGCAACTAA
- a CDS encoding PilN domain-containing protein, translating into MINLLPRNYKANVKFGRYNVRVVRYTLLSIILGTVLVGILYFGLLLASREERLLKDLVKDKQSGLDQYAEELTKAKTLAERIDVIAALLERETSFSKLLPAIGGVVPQGTTISSLELTNEVANNLSIRGESNSELGPTVFRENLANTTDLFEQADIVSISLIQNDSGPDRYAFQIDVKFTPGAKQELKR; encoded by the coding sequence ATGATTAATCTGCTTCCTCGAAACTATAAAGCCAACGTCAAATTTGGTCGTTATAACGTCCGAGTGGTTCGCTACACTTTATTGTCCATCATATTGGGTACTGTTTTAGTCGGCATTCTTTACTTCGGTTTACTATTAGCCTCGCGCGAAGAGCGTTTATTAAAAGACTTGGTCAAGGATAAACAATCAGGGCTAGATCAGTACGCTGAAGAGCTGACAAAAGCTAAGACTCTGGCAGAGCGAATTGACGTTATCGCAGCCCTGTTAGAGCGAGAGACATCGTTTTCCAAACTGCTCCCAGCAATTGGTGGAGTGGTACCCCAGGGCACAACGATTAGTAGTCTGGAACTAACCAATGAAGTCGCCAATAATCTAAGCATCCGGGGTGAGTCCAACAGCGAGTTAGGACCAACTGTTTTTCGAGAAAACCTGGCAAACACGACCGATTTATTTGAGCAGGCTGATATTGTCAGTATTTCGCTGATTCAAAACGACAGCGGCCCGGATAGGTATGCCTTCCAAATTGATGTCAAGTTTACCCCCGGAGCCAAGCAGGAGTTAAAAAGATGA
- the pilM gene encoding type IV pilus assembly protein PilM, with protein MNAPVFYKDKPIFGFDLGHSSIKVVQVEKNGRKTSVIGYGTIDFDPIAVKKGVLVDIETIAKQTVKLFKSNIIGKIETKRVTSALPAGLTYSRIVTLPPMESKDVESAILLEVEQSIPVPLAELYVDYEVVYHAKDGSVEVLVVAAPKSIVDSYLNLFAVLGLEVVLFETTINSVARTVSHADNTSVPTLIIDFGSISSDLAVFDHTIRVTGTADWGGETLSKEIAKVLRVSLRQAQTIKNRYGLDVSKKQTQIAKALQPVLTQLINEIRRISRFYTERSGDNSKISQIVILGGGANLPGLSGYLTDKLRIATRLVDPLQNISFGRLQPPHKLERTLYSTAVGLSLLKSGDI; from the coding sequence ATGAATGCACCAGTATTTTATAAGGATAAGCCAATTTTTGGTTTCGATTTAGGGCATAGTTCAATTAAAGTTGTCCAGGTTGAAAAAAACGGTCGCAAAACTTCCGTTATTGGCTATGGAACTATTGACTTTGATCCAATCGCCGTCAAAAAGGGCGTTTTGGTTGACATTGAAACCATCGCTAAGCAAACGGTTAAATTATTCAAAAGTAACATCATTGGAAAAATTGAAACAAAACGCGTTACTTCTGCCTTGCCGGCCGGTCTTACATATAGCCGGATAGTAACCCTGCCACCAATGGAAAGTAAGGATGTTGAGAGCGCAATTCTTCTGGAAGTGGAGCAATCAATTCCGGTCCCTTTGGCTGAGTTGTACGTGGATTACGAGGTGGTATACCATGCTAAAGATGGATCGGTTGAGGTTTTAGTTGTCGCCGCGCCCAAGAGTATTGTGGACTCATACCTGAACCTGTTTGCCGTACTTGGCCTGGAGGTAGTATTGTTTGAAACAACAATTAATTCCGTGGCTAGAACAGTTAGCCACGCCGATAATACCTCTGTCCCGACCTTGATAATTGATTTTGGATCAATCAGTTCAGACTTAGCCGTATTTGACCACACGATTAGAGTGACTGGGACCGCTGACTGGGGCGGTGAAACGCTTTCAAAAGAAATCGCCAAAGTCTTAAGGGTCAGCTTGCGACAGGCGCAAACTATCAAGAATCGTTACGGGCTAGATGTCAGCAAAAAACAAACTCAAATCGCCAAAGCCCTCCAACCAGTACTTACTCAACTCATCAACGAAATTAGGCGAATTTCAAGATTTTACACAGAGCGTTCAGGAGACAACAGCAAGATATCCCAAATCGTAATCTTAGGTGGCGGGGCTAATCTGCCGGGCTTGAGCGGTTATTTGACTGATAAGTTAAGGATTGCAACCCGTTTAGTCGATCCGTTACAAAATATTAGTTTTGGCCGGCTGCAACCACCCCATAAACTTGAACGCACTTTGTACAGCACTGCTGTCGGTTTGAGTCTGTTAAAGAGTGGTGACATATGA
- a CDS encoding prepilin-type N-terminal cleavage/methylation domain-containing protein: MLKYKNGFTITELLVAIALFAIVVPLMAVGINNLTVLNNRARDLALANTIAQNKVELLRSTGFNSLIAGTVDFSDELPATFSQPRSANYTITDDSSSVKEVTVIITYKDYGSTKTIEYKSAISELGVAQ, translated from the coding sequence GTGCTTAAGTATAAAAATGGCTTCACGATTACCGAGTTATTGGTTGCGATTGCCTTGTTTGCAATCGTAGTTCCTTTGATGGCTGTTGGAATAAATAATCTCACCGTTCTTAATAATCGGGCGAGGGATCTAGCGCTAGCCAACACGATTGCTCAGAACAAAGTCGAGTTGCTTCGTAGCACCGGATTTAACAGTCTTATAGCCGGCACGGTCGACTTCAGCGACGAGTTGCCAGCAACTTTTTCTCAACCGCGCTCGGCCAACTACACCATTACGGACGATTCGTCCTCAGTGAAAGAAGTAACGGTTATAATAACTTATAAAGATTACGGTTCAACAAAAACCATTGAATACAAAAGTGCTATTAGTGAGCTCGGGGTAGCCCAATGA
- a CDS encoding type II secretion system protein, translating to MTIKNSGYTIVELIIAIVVATVLAGVLFVITINYYGAAFRAEATTQMALESQAFLLRLVEDTKLAGSIGSTNLIDDSNGPAGGWTTNDPSNILIIREPATDVDRNIIYDSLTGYPYYNEFIYFLDGPNMYKRVLKNENASGNTAITTCPPAVANASCPTDRLFSDKVSNLTFVFYDHAGTTTADAGQAKSIDFSVDMETPVFGEILKLANSIHVTLRNQ from the coding sequence ATGACTATTAAAAACTCCGGGTACACTATCGTTGAATTAATTATTGCTATCGTGGTTGCTACCGTGCTGGCCGGTGTTTTATTTGTAATAACGATTAATTATTATGGCGCCGCTTTCCGAGCCGAAGCTACTACCCAAATGGCCCTGGAATCACAAGCCTTTTTATTGAGGTTAGTCGAAGACACAAAACTTGCCGGTTCAATTGGCAGCACAAATTTAATTGATGATTCAAACGGGCCAGCTGGCGGTTGGACGACCAACGATCCTAGCAACATACTAATTATCCGCGAACCAGCAACTGACGTTGATCGAAATATAATATATGATAGCCTGACTGGCTACCCATACTATAACGAATTCATATATTTTCTTGATGGACCTAACATGTATAAAAGAGTGTTGAAAAATGAAAACGCTAGTGGTAACACGGCTATCACGACTTGTCCGCCAGCCGTCGCTAACGCGTCTTGTCCGACCGACCGATTGTTTAGCGATAAAGTTTCGAATTTGACATTTGTGTTTTATGATCACGCCGGTACCACCACCGCCGATGCCGGCCAAGCCAAGTCGATTGATTTCTCAGTTGATATGGAAACACCAGTGTTTGGTGAAATCTTAAAACTAGCAAATTCAATTCATGTTACGTTGAGAAACCAATGA
- a CDS encoding type II secretion system protein, whose product MLKQFSKKQAGFTIVELLIVIVVIGILAALVLNTFQGVQARARDTERRTDLNSIATQLEAYYADFGHYPDNSTATTCGDGTGSCDISVVMPTRGLDADALVDPNQGQTNVNTSADAGDGEYYYDLTGATCSGGQCGSFVLSTTLESDGSVYTKNSLN is encoded by the coding sequence ATGCTCAAACAATTTAGCAAAAAACAAGCCGGTTTTACGATCGTCGAGCTCTTGATCGTCATTGTGGTCATTGGCATCTTGGCCGCATTGGTCTTAAACACGTTCCAAGGGGTTCAAGCTCGAGCGCGCGACACAGAACGACGCACCGACCTTAACTCAATCGCCACACAACTCGAGGCGTACTACGCTGATTTCGGCCACTACCCGGACAACTCTACCGCTACAACTTGCGGTGACGGCACCGGCAGCTGTGACATTTCAGTTGTTATGCCTACGAGGGGTCTAGACGCTGATGCCTTGGTCGACCCGAATCAGGGACAGACAAACGTAAACACCTCGGCTGACGCGGGCGACGGAGAGTATTACTACGATCTGACTGGCGCGACTTGTTCGGGTGGGCAGTGTGGCTCGTTTGTACTAAGCACGACCCTTGAGTCGGATGGTTCTGTCTACACCAAAAATAGTCTGAATTAA
- a CDS encoding type II secretion system F family protein, with the protein MAKFDYSAVNKQNKTVAGTIEAGSKDIAGEMLAKQGFKPLLIKPHKSGFDPNNIQLRLPGSSKVKSRDLVIFTRQLSTMINAGVPLVRSLATLRSQTNSKKLNTVLEIVTKDVEGGINFADALEKHKDVFNPIYINMVRAGEAGGILDEILKRLALQQEKDASIRKKIKGAMTYPAVLLTITIIAFFALMLVVIPKIGRIITDLSDGRAALPPYTRVMLAFSDFMISYWLIVFGVIVGLTIIVRRFVKTPSGKAALDKLLLKIPVIKTLVIKVAIARFARTFSSLMGAGVSVLDSINVTANALGNKVIEQELRAASKAVMAGKQLSEPLSQSTIFPPIVSQMLSVGEETGQTDTILVKVADFYEEEVDTLVDSLSSIIEPLMIVVMGGMVGLIAASVIGPISSLSQNIQ; encoded by the coding sequence ATGGCAAAATTCGACTATTCAGCCGTCAATAAGCAGAACAAAACCGTCGCCGGCACGATTGAAGCCGGCAGTAAGGATATCGCCGGTGAAATGCTGGCCAAACAAGGCTTTAAACCGCTGTTAATCAAACCTCATAAGAGCGGGTTCGACCCGAATAATATCCAGCTCCGCCTGCCCGGCAGCAGCAAGGTTAAATCCCGGGATCTTGTCATCTTTACCCGCCAGCTATCGACTATGATCAACGCCGGAGTGCCGCTGGTTAGAAGCTTAGCGACTTTGCGTTCGCAAACCAACAGTAAAAAACTTAACACGGTACTGGAAATAGTAACTAAAGACGTTGAAGGCGGTATTAATTTCGCCGATGCTCTGGAAAAACATAAAGACGTCTTTAACCCAATCTATATAAACATGGTCCGGGCAGGAGAAGCCGGCGGTATCTTGGATGAAATATTAAAACGATTAGCTTTGCAACAAGAAAAAGATGCCAGCATAAGAAAGAAAATAAAAGGGGCAATGACTTATCCGGCGGTGTTATTAACTATCACTATTATCGCCTTTTTTGCTTTGATGTTGGTGGTCATACCTAAAATTGGTCGCATCATTACTGATCTCAGCGACGGACGTGCGGCACTGCCGCCGTATACGCGCGTTATGTTGGCGTTTAGTGACTTTATGATAAGTTATTGGTTAATCGTATTTGGCGTGATAGTCGGTTTGACAATTATCGTCCGGCGGTTTGTCAAAACCCCGTCAGGAAAGGCGGCACTAGATAAACTACTGCTCAAAATACCGGTCATAAAAACCCTGGTAATCAAAGTTGCAATTGCTAGATTCGCCAGAACATTTAGCAGTTTGATGGGCGCTGGTGTATCAGTGCTCGATTCAATAAACGTCACCGCAAACGCCCTTGGTAATAAAGTAATCGAACAAGAGCTTAGGGCAGCAAGCAAGGCTGTAATGGCCGGTAAACAATTATCGGAGCCGCTCAGCCAAAGCACAATCTTCCCACCGATTGTATCCCAGATGTTGTCCGTCGGAGAAGAAACCGGACAAACCGACACAATACTCGTTAAGGTTGCGGACTTCTATGAAGAAGAGGTCGATACCCTGGTCGATAGTTTAAGTTCGATTATTGAACCCTTAATGATTGTGGTTATGGGCGGGATGGTCGGCTTAATCGCCGCTAGTGTCATCGGCCCAATTAGTTCACTGAGCCAAAATATTCAATAA